The Iamia majanohamensis genome window below encodes:
- a CDS encoding 4a-hydroxytetrahydrobiopterin dehydratase yields the protein MADAPTAPAGWEVVDGKLHRELTFADFTEAFAFMTRVALKAEKADHHPDWSNSWNTVTIDLVTHDADGLTDNDVALAEEINQIVG from the coding sequence ATGGCAGACGCACCGACCGCTCCCGCCGGATGGGAGGTCGTCGACGGCAAGCTCCACCGCGAGCTCACCTTCGCCGACTTCACCGAGGCCTTCGCCTTCATGACCCGGGTGGCCCTCAAGGCCGAGAAGGCCGACCACCACCCCGACTGGTCGAACTCGTGGAACACCGTCACCATCGACCTGGTGACCCACGACGCCGACGGCCTCACCGACAACGACGTGGCCCTGGCCGAGGAGATCAACCAGATCGTCGGCTGA